The Eremothecium gossypii ATCC 10895 chromosome IV, complete sequence genome contains a region encoding:
- the RET1 gene encoding DNA-directed RNA polymerase III core subunit RET1 (Syntenic homolog of Saccharomyces cerevisiae YOR207C (RET1)), with protein MAAVEHAHSAHKMDDTFEQLLKPVYKGKKLADAINTAEDKWHLLPAFLKVKGLVKQHLDSFNYFVDVDLKKIIKANEMVLSDVDPEFYLKYVDIRVGRRSNSSKIDMTPPHECRLRDMTYSAPIFVDIEYTRGRSIVLHKDVEIGKMPIMLRSNKCILNGASEEVMAKLNECPLDPGGYFIVNGTEKVILVQEQLSKNRIIVEADEKKAIVQASVTSSTHERKSKTYVVTKNDKIYLKHNSIAEEVPIVIVLKACGIVSDLEIMQLVCGNDSSYQDIFAINFEEASKMNIYTQQQALEYIGTKVKTIRRQKLTVLQEGIEAIATTVIAHLTVEALDFREKALYVAMMTRRVIMAIHNPKMVDDRDYVGNKRLELAGQLMSLLFEDLFKKFNNDFKASIDKVLKKPNRAEMYDALLSINVHSNNITSGLNRAISTGNWSLKRFKMERAGVTHVLSRLSYISALGMMTRISSQFEKSRKVSGPRALQPSQFGMLCTSDTPEGEACGLVKNLALMTHITTDDEEEPIKNLCYLLGVEDITLLDSASIHLNYGVYLNGTIIGTTRFPARFVNQFRLLRRTGKVSEFISIYTNSHQKAVHIATDGGRICRPLIIVRNGKSMVTAGHLRRLLEGELQFDDFLKLGLVEYLDVNEENDSYIALYEKDIEEGTTHLEIEPFTVLGAVAGLIPYPHHNQSPRNTYQCAMGKQAIGAIAYNQFKRIDTLLYLMIYPQQPMVKSKTIELIDYDKLPAGQNATVAVMSYSGYDIEDALVINKSSIDRGFGRCETRKKTTTILKRYPNHTQDIIGGMRVDENGEPIWQHQSLGPDGLGEVGMKVTSGQIYINKSIPTNASDSVLNQVQSQYREAPIIYRAPEPSHIDQVMMSVSDNDQALIKVLLRQNRRPELGDKFSSRHGQKGVCGIIVQQEDMPFNDQGICPDIIMNPHGFPSRMTVGKMLELVSGKAGVLNGTLEYGTCFGGSQLADMSEILVNNGFNYSGKDMLYSGITGECLQAYVFFGPIYYQKLKHMVLDKMHARARGPRAVLTRQPTEGRSRDGGLRLGEMERDCVIAYGASQLLLERLMLSSDAFEVDVCNKCGLMGYSGWCTSCKSAEHIIKMTIPYAAKLLFQELLSMNIAPRLKLEDVFQS; from the coding sequence ATGGCAGCGGTTGAGCATGCGCACTCGGCGCATAAGATGGATGACACGTTCGAGCAGCTGTTAAAACCGGTCTACAAGGGCAAGAAACTTGCTGATGCTATCAATACGGCGGAAGATAAGTGGCATTTGCTCCCAGCCTTTCTGAAGGTAAAGGGTTTGGTCAAGCAGCACTTGGATTCGTTTAATTACTTCGTGGATGTAGACTTAAAGAAAATCATTAAGGCTAACGAAATGGTGCTTAGTGATGTGGACCCCGAGTTCTATCTCAAATATGTGGATATCCGGGTCGGGCGAAGGTCTAACTCGAGCAAGATTGATATGACGCCGCCTCATGAGTGCCGACTAAGAGATATGACCTACAGTGCTCCGATCTTTGTGGATATCGAATACACTCGAGGACGGTCTATCGTGCTGCACAAGGATGTGGAGATCGGCAAGATGCCTATTATGCTTCGGTCCAATAAGTGTATCTTGAATGGAGCCTCGGAAGAGGTGATGGCAAAATTAAACGAATGCCCGCTAGATCCCGGTGGATACTTCATTGTTAACGGTACGGAAAAAGTCATTTTGGTTCAAGAACAACTGTCCAAGAATCGTATTATCGTTGAGGCTGATGAAAAGAAGGCTATTGTGCAGGCTTCGGTTACGTCTTCCACACACGAGAGAAAATCGAAGACATACGTGGTTACTAAGAATGATAAGATCTACCTTAAGCATAACTCCATTGCAGAAGAAGTGCCTATTGTTATAGTACTAAAGGCATGTGGCATAGTATCGGATCTGGAAATAATGCAGTTGGTTTGTGGCAATGACAGCAGCTACCAGGATATATTTGCGATTAACTTTGAAGAAGCGTCAAAGATGAACATCTACACTCAGCAGCAAGCTTTGGAGTATATCGGCACCAAAGTTAAGACGATTAGGCGACAGAAGTTAACCGTTTTACAGGAAGGTATTGAGGCCATTGCCACCACCGTGATCGCCCATTTGACTGTAGAAGCACTTGACTTCAGGGAAAAAGCTTTGTACGTCGCTATGATGACCAGAAGGGTTATCATGGCAATCCATAACCCTAAAATGGTTGATGACAGAGATTATGTCGGTAATAAGCGTTTGGAATTGGCTGGTCAGTTGATGTCTCTGTTATTTGAAGATCTTTTCAAGAAGTTTAACAATGACTTTAAAGCTAGCATTGATAAAGTACTCAAGAAACCTAACAGAGCGGAGATGTATGATGCTCTTTTGTCAATTAACGTCCATTCTAACAATATCACCTCGGGATTGAATAGAGCTATCTCCACTGGTAATTGGTCGTTAAAGAGATTTAAGATGGAACGTGCTGGTGTTACCCATGTCTTGAGTAGGCTTTCTTATATTTCTGCTCTGGGTATGATGACAAGAATTTCTTCGCAGTTCGAAAAATCTAGAAAGGTTTCTGGTCCTAGAGCTTTGCAACCCTCGCAGTTCGGTATGTTGTGTACATCCGATACGCCGGAAGGTGAGGCCTGTGGGTTGGTTAAGAACTTAGCATTGATGACACATATTACCACGGATGATGAAGAGGAGCCAATAAAGAATCTTTGCTACTTACTGGGCGTGGAAGACATTACATTGCTAGATAGTGCATCCATTCATTTAAATTACGGTGTTTATTTGAATGGTACTATCATCGGTACAACTAGATTCCCCGCCAGGTTTGTTAACCAGTTTAGACTATTGAGAAGAACTGGTAAAGTATCCGAGTTCATTTCCATCTATACCAACAGTCATCAAAAAGCTGTGCATATTGCGACGGATGGTGGCAGAATCTGTAGACCTCTTATTATTGTTCGGAACGGGAAATCTATGGTCACAGCAGGCCACCTCAGAAGACTTCTAGAAGGCGAATTACAATTTGATGATTTCTTGAAACTGGGGTTAGTTGAGTATTTGGATGTTAACGAGGAAAATGATTCCTACATTGCACTGTATGAAAAGGATATCGAAGAGGGTACTACTCATTTAGAAATAGAACCTTTTACTGTTCTAGGTGCGGTGGCAGGTTTGATTCCATATCCGCATCATAATCAGTCTCCACGTAACACATACCAATGTGCTATGGGTAAACAAGCCATTGGAGCAATTGCATACAACCAATTTAAACGGATTGATACATTATTATATCTAATGATTTATCCTCAGCAACCAATGGTTAAGAGCAAAACCATTGAACTTATTGATTACGATAAACTACCCGCTGGACAAAATGCCACTGTTGCTGTTATGTCCTACTCAGGTTATGATATCGAAGATGCTCTAGTTATTAACAAATCTTCCATTGACAGAGGCTTTGGCCGCTGTGAGACTCGGAAGAAGACTACAACAATTCTAAAACGTTACCCTAACCATACTCAGGATATTATTGGAGGTATGCGGGTTGACGAAAATGGTGAACCTATATGGCAGCACCAGTCGCTGGGTCCCGATGGTCTTGGCGAGGTTGGAATGAAGGTCACAAGCGGGCAAATATATATCAATAAATCCATTCCAACTAACGCATCTGATAGCGTTCTCAACCAGGTACAATCTCAGTACAGGGAGGCGCCTATCATCTACAGAGCACCAGAACCTTCTCACATTGACCAGGTTATGATGTCTGTTTCCGATAACGATCAAGCGCTGATCAAGGTCCTGCTACGGCAAAATAGACGGCCAGAACTTGGTGATAAATTCTCCTCCAGGCACGGACAGAAGGGTGTCTGTGGCATCATTGTCCAGCAGGAGGATATGCCCTTTAATGATCAGGGTATTTGCCCAGATATCATCATGAATCCTCACGGTTTCCCGTCTCGTATGACTGTGGGTAAGATGCTTGAGTTAGTTTCTGGTAAGGCAGGCGTTCTGAATGGCACGCTGGAATATGGTACCTGTTTCGGCGGCTCGCAGTTGGCAGACATGTCGGAAATTTTAGTCAACAATGGCTTCAATTATTCTGGTAAGGATATGTTGTACTCCGGTATCACGGGCGAGTGTTTACAGGCATATGTGTTTTTCGGACCGATCTACTATCAGAAGTTGAAGCACATGGTTCTGGATAAAATGCATGCCCGTGCGCGAGGACCAAGAGCTGTGCTGACCCGTCAGCCTACCGAGGGTAGGTCCCGTGATGGTGGTTTAAGATTGGGAGAAATGGAAAGAGACTGTGTTATTGCGTATGGTGCTTCGCAGCTACTGCTAGAAAGATTGATGTTGAGCTCAGATGCTTTTGAGGTCGATGTTTGCAACAAGTGTGGTTTAATGGGCTACAGTGGCTGGTGTACATCCTGTAAGAGTGCGGAGCACATTATAAAAATGACCATCCCATACGCAGCCAAGCTGCTATTCCAGGAGCTTCTCTCTATGAATATAGCGCCAAGACTCAAGCTGGAGGATGTGTTCCAATCGTAG
- the TFB2 gene encoding TFIIH/NER complex subunit TFB2 (Syntenic homolog of Saccharomyces cerevisiae YPL122C (TFB2)) produces the protein MEPTPGIIHDGHNLFKNTVNEYLQELPQPVQSRLYQSPATCLAIYRLLSPMAKFFIMSMIFQDEEVSLRDLDRWVKPDAKFQLHDAIKSMKLLHLITEGRSGQPLMVQLNSIFKESFKNALTGGEVKNSFGNVVEEENDPVTMAMLDSYAADKWETILHFMVGTPLTKSPGKNVLSLLRHSKLMEVDESSKELKITNEGFQFLLQDANAQIWTLLLQYLTMAETFQMDPVDVLNLIFMIGALELGKAYSVVGLSETQKTMLQDLRDYGLVFQKQSNLSKFYPTRLATMLTSDVVSIRSASGAVNSVLRQRAEGVDGKVLNGTALGDDDLQAGGEGALDGALIVETNFKLYSYSNSPLQIAILSLFIHLKTRFQNMVTGQITRESIRRALHNGITADQIIAYMETHAHPQMRRLAGDNLEKKLELDPNCRDTLQVLPPTVVDQIKLWQLELDRIISYDGYLFRDFDNLQEYQVLAQYARDIGVLLWSDDKKKMFFVSKEGNAQVIDFHKRKFRKK, from the coding sequence ATGGAACCCACTCCAGGGATCATTCATGATGGTCACAATCTCTTCAAAAATACAGTTAATGAGTATCTTCAGGAGCTTCCTCAGCCTGTGCAATCTCGTCTGTACCAATCTCCAGCAACATGTCTTGCAATATACCGTCTTTTGTCCCCAATGGCCAAATTCTTCATCATGTCTATGATCTTTCAGGATGAagaagtttccctcagggACCTGGATCGTTGGGTAAAACCGGACGCAAAGTTCCAGCTTCATGACGCTATCAAGTCCATGAAGCTTCTTCATTTAATCACAGAGGGGCGCTCAGGACAGCCTCTTATGGTACAGCTGAACTCAATCTTTAAAGAGTCGTTTAAGAACGCACTCACCGGCGGCGAGGTGAAGAACTCATTCGGCAACGTtgtggaggaggagaacGACCCTGTGACCATGGCAATGCTAGATTCCTACGCTGCAGACAAGTGGGAGACCATATTGCACTTCATGGTTGGCACGCCGCTAACTAAAAGTCCGGGAAAGAACGTACTTAGTCTGTTGAGACACAGCAAGCTCATGGAGGTGGATGAGTCTTCGAAAGAACTGAAGATCACAAACGAGGGCTTTCAGTTTCTTTTGCAGGATGCTAATGCACAGATATGGACGTTGCTGCTCCAGTATTTGACTATGGCAGAGACATTCCAGATGGATCCTGTGGACGTTTTGAATCTTATATTCATGATTGGTGCCCTAGAATTAGGAAAAGCATACAGCGTTGTAGGTCTGAGTGAGACTCAAAAAACTATGCTTCAAGATTTAAGAGATTACGGTCTTGTGTTCCAGAAGCAATCGAACTTATCAAAGTTCTACCCAACGAGGCTGGCGACCATGCTGACATCTGATGTCGTCTCTATCCGTTCAGCATCCGGTGCTGTCAATAGTGTACTAAGACAGCGCGCAGAGGGAGTGGATGGCAAGGTTCTCAACGGGACTGCGCTTGGTGATGATGATCTTCAGGCCGGTGGCGAAGGTGCCCTTGACGGCGCTTTAATCGTAGAAACCAACTTCAAACTGTACAGTTATTCGAACTCTCCACTACAAATTGCAATCTTGAGTTTGTTCATACACCTTAAGACGCGTTTTCAAAATATGGTTACAGGGCAGATAACTAGAGAGTCTATTAGACGTGCGCTACACAACGGTATAACTGCAGATCAGATAATAGCATATATGGAGACGCATGCACATCCTCAGATGCGTCGTCTGGCAGGGGATAACTTGGAGAAAAAGTTGGAGCTGGACCCTAACTGCAGAGATACACTACAGGTGTTACCGCCAACAGTTGTTGACCAGATAAAACTATGGCAGTTAGAATTGGATCGGATCATAAGTTATGATGGGTATCTCTTCAGGGATTTTGATAATCTACAGGAGTACCAGGTTCTAGCTCAATACGCCCGCGACATCGGAGTCCTTCTTTGGAGCGATGACAAGAAGAAGATGTTCTTCGTTTCCAAAGAAGGCAATGCACAAGTTATCGATTTCCACAAGAGAAAATTCCGCAAGAAGTAG